From the Bacteroidota bacterium genome, the window ACAGGGCGTGCTTCCTCAGCGTCCCGGTATCGTGAACCTGCAGTGCGACATCGACCATCCTACACAAACCATGGCCGACCTGCTGCATCTCAAAAATGTATATGGCTCACTTGAGAACCTTCGCGGCAAAAAGATTGCCATGACATGGGCATATTCACCCAGCTATGGCAAGCCGCTTTCAGTTCCTCAGGGTATCATCGGACTGATGACACGCTTTGGTATGCACGTTGAACTGGCTCATCCCGAAGGTTACGACCTGATTCCTGATGTGATGGACCTTTCATTTAAAAATGCTCTTGAAAACGGTGGTTCATTCTCCGTTTCCAATAATATGGATAAAGCTTTCAAAGATGCAGACATTGTGTATCCCAAGAGCTGGGCTCCGTTCTCGGTAATGCAGGAAAGAACCACACTGTTGAAGAACCGCGACAACGACGGACTGAAGGTACTTGAGAAAAAATGTCTTGAGAACAATGCCAAATTCAAAGACTGGGAATGCACCGAAGAAAAAATGAAACTTACCAAAGAAGGTAAAGCACTCTATATGCATTGTCTTCCTGCTGATATTACTGATGTATCGTGTAAAGCCGGCGAAGTTTCAGCTTCCGTTTTTGAACGTTATCGCATTGCAACTTACAAAGAGGCAGGCTACAAACCTTACGTAATCGCCGCTATGGTTTTTGCGAACCATTTCAGCAACCCTGTTAAAACCCTCGAAAACCTTGCAGGCAGCAAGCTGCACAGAAAAACTGAATAGCAGGAAAATTTGGGAATAAATTGTAGTGAACAATTAGCAGTGAACCAATATTAGCTGTTAATTGTTCACTTTTTTTATACCTTTAGTGTTCCTAAATTTTCTCTTAATTTGTTTGTTTATAAAATTACGTAAGTAATGAAAACCCTCTACAGATTGCTATTAATTGTTTTATTATCATCATCGTGCGCGCTCGTAACACATGCACAGGACAACGATTCTGTGATTATACGTTCTATTTACGATAACGCCCTTACTGATAATTCATCGTACGAAAACCTGCATTATCTCTGTAAAAAGATTGGCGGCCGCATTTGTGGTTCGCCTCAGGCTGCAGCTGCCGTGGAATGGGCTTACCAGACGCTTCGGCAAATGGATGCCGACACTGTGTACCGCCAACCGGTTAAGGTGCGTAACTGGAATCGTGGTGAAAAAGAAACCGCATCAATGGTTTCCGCTATGTATGGTTCGAAAGAGCTGAATGTGTGCGCGCTTGGTGGCTCTGTCGGAACGGGTACTAAAGGTCTTTATGGAAAAGTGATTGAAGTTAAAAGTTTTGAAGAGCTTGCCGGACTGAATAAAACAGTGGCTTATGGAAAAATAATTTTCTTCAATCAGCCGGCCGACCCCAAATTTATTTACACGTTTGCAGCTTATGGTGGGGTTGCCGGATTTCGTGTTCACGGTGCAGCCGAAGCTGCAAAATATGGTGCTGCCGGTGTTATCGTCCGCAGCCTCACACTTGCTGATAATAATATTCCTCATACAGGCATCATGCGATACGAAGCCGGCGTGGACTCCATTCCTGCGGTTGCAATTTCAACAGCCGATGCCGATTTGTTAAGCTCGTGGCTCAAATCCGATCCGCAGACAAATGTTTGGTTTCGCACCACCTGTCAGGAACTTGAAGAAGCCGATTCATACAATGTGATGGGCGAAATTGAAGGCACTAAAAACCCTGAAGAAATTATTATGGTGGGCGGTCATATTGATGCGTGGGATCCGGGCGAAGGAGCTCACGACGATGGCGGCGGAACCGTGCAGGCTATGGATGTGATACGCATCTTTAAAGCCATCGGCTATAAGCCCAGGCACACCATACGTTGCGTGGTATTTATGGACGAAGAAGTTGCTCAGCGTGGCGGCAAAGCTTACGCGGATGCAGTAAAGCAACACAAGGAAAAGCATGTTGCCGCTATCGAGACTGACCGTGGTGTGTTTACGCCTACAGGTTTTTCAATTGATGCCGATGATAAAAGTCTAAAGAAAGTTCAGAAGTGGAAAGAACTTCTGTTGCCTTACGGAATTTACATTTTGGAAAAAGGCGGATCGGGAGTGGATATCTCGTTTCTGAAAGAACAAAGCATTCCGCTCATTGCACTCATCACCGAATCGCAACGGTATTTTGATTATCAGCACGCGGCATCCGATGTGTTCGAAAACGTTAATAAACGCGAATTGCAGCTTGGGGGCGCATCATTGGCTGCATTAATTTATTTGATTGATAAATACGGATTATAATAATCATCAAAGTTATGAGAGTCAAAATTGCATTGTATTTTTTATTGTTTGTACCCATATTTTCGTTTGCTCAGGAGATTCGTGTAAGCTCTCCCGAGGAGTTTGTTGCGGCCATTCAGAACGGGGTTACCATTATCCTGAAAAGCGGGACTTATAACCTTTCGTCGGTAATGAGCGATCAGAAATCAAATACAATTTGGAAAGACGTAACTGACGGATATGAATTACAGATACACGATGTGAGCAATCTTACCATTAAATCGGAAGGAAAAGTTACCATTGTTGTAAAGCCACGTTATGCCTGGGTTCTGGCGTTTTATAATTGTAGGAATATTTCAATTTCAGGCATTACATTCGGACATCTTGAAAGCGGTTATTGCGATGGCGGCGTGCTCGGGTTTGTAGGATGCAACGGCATCGACATTGTGAACTGTGTACTTTATGGCAGCGGCAAAGAAGGGCTGGGCATTGAATCTGTTGACAATTTTATTTTTAAAAATTCTACTATTCGAGACTGCAGCTACGACCTGATGACGATTATCGGTTCGTCCAGTCTGCTGTTTGAAAATGTGCTGTTTACAAAAACAGGTGAATTCAATCTTATAGATACGGAACGTTCAACGGACGTCCGCTTTTTTAAATGCAGCTTTACCGAAAATAGAAATTCAGAATTTATGCCTTATTTTTTCAGCTTTGGAGATGATAGTGGCGTTTTTACACTGGAGAAATGTAAGTTCATCAATAATCAGGTTGGGTATCTTTCCAATAAATCCGAAAAACTTAAGCTGAAGAAATGTTCATTTACAGGCAACACCTTTGTGGATATTAAAAATAAATAATTGAAGTGGATATTCGCCAGATCCTGCTAAAATATTGGGGGTATTCCCGTTTCAGGCCATTGCAGGAAGATATCATCAATGCTGTTTTGGAGAATCGAGATACGCTCGCACTGCTGCCTACAGGTGGAGGGAAATCCATTTGTTATCAGGTTCCCGCACTCGCGCGCGAAGGCGTTTGTATTGTCGTTTCGCCTTTGATTGCGCTCATGAAAGATCAGGTGTTGAACCTGAAAAATCGTGGCATCAATGCCGCAGCTATCTATTCCGGAATGAGCCGTTCAGAAATGGATATCATGCTCGATAATGCCGTTTATGGCGATGTAAAATTGCTCTACCTTTCGCCCGAAAGGCTGGAAACAGAGCTCTTGCGTGAGCGTTTGAAAAAAATGAAAGTGAACCTGCTCGCTATTGACGAAGCGCATTGCATCTCTCAATGGGGCTATGATTTCCGTCCGCCATATCTTAGAATAGCTGTCATTCGTGAGTTGCTTCCCGGTGTTCCGGTACTTGCCCTTACAGCAACTGCCACGCCCGATGTGGTGAATGATATTCAGGAGAAATTAGGATTCAAAACCAAAAATGCGCTGAGCAAAAGTTTTGAACGCGATAATCTGGCATACATGGTGGCTAAAGAGGAAGACAAGCTGAAACGCTTGCTCACCGTGACGAATAACATTCAGGGTACCGGAATTGTTTACGTGCGTAACAGAAAGAAAACCCGTGAGATTGCTGAATTTCTTCAAAAAAATGGTGTAAGTGCCGATTACTATCATGCAGGTCTTGATCCTAAAACCCGCGACGCGCGGCAAAATGCATGGATGAAGAATGAAAAACGCATCATTGTTTCTACCAATGCATTCGGTATGGGCATCGATAAACCCGACGTGCGTTTTGTGGTGCACATCGATTTGCCCGATTGTCTGGAAGCCTATTTTCAGGAAGCCGGCAGGGGAGGACGCGATGAAAAAAAAGCCTATGCCGCTTTGTTTTGGGAAGAAGCCGATATTATTGATGCGAAAAAAAATCTTGAACAATCATATCCCGACAGCGAAACACTGCGACACGTATATCAGGCGCTCGGAAATTATTTTCAACTGGCTACCGGCAGCGGACGCGATGCAACCTTTGAATTCAGCATTTCCGATTTTTGTAATTCATACAGGTTTTCGCCCGTAATAGCCTATAGTGCGCTGAAGAGCCTGCAGCGCGACGGATACATTTTTCTTTCAGATGGCTTCAATGAAACTTCAAGGCTGCTGTTTACTGCTTCCAAAGAAGATTTATACCGCTTTCAGGTGGAGCATCCAAAATATGACGGCTTTATAAAAATGCTGCTTCGGATGTACACCGGCATGT encodes:
- the ygeW gene encoding knotted carbamoyltransferase YgeW, encoding MEKEFEKLLNELKSYKSGLYKNDFLLTWDKSLDELKTILNIAESLKYLRDHNISTRCFESGLAISNFRDNSTRTRFSFASAANLLGLTVQDLDEGKSQIAHGETVRETANMISFLTEVIGIRDDMFLGEGHTYMQEVGSALDDGFEQGVLPQRPGIVNLQCDIDHPTQTMADLLHLKNVYGSLENLRGKKIAMTWAYSPSYGKPLSVPQGIIGLMTRFGMHVELAHPEGYDLIPDVMDLSFKNALENGGSFSVSNNMDKAFKDADIVYPKSWAPFSVMQERTTLLKNRDNDGLKVLEKKCLENNAKFKDWECTEEKMKLTKEGKALYMHCLPADITDVSCKAGEVSASVFERYRIATYKEAGYKPYVIAAMVFANHFSNPVKTLENLAGSKLHRKTE
- a CDS encoding M20/M25/M40 family metallo-hydrolase, whose protein sequence is MKTLYRLLLIVLLSSSCALVTHAQDNDSVIIRSIYDNALTDNSSYENLHYLCKKIGGRICGSPQAAAAVEWAYQTLRQMDADTVYRQPVKVRNWNRGEKETASMVSAMYGSKELNVCALGGSVGTGTKGLYGKVIEVKSFEELAGLNKTVAYGKIIFFNQPADPKFIYTFAAYGGVAGFRVHGAAEAAKYGAAGVIVRSLTLADNNIPHTGIMRYEAGVDSIPAVAISTADADLLSSWLKSDPQTNVWFRTTCQELEEADSYNVMGEIEGTKNPEEIIMVGGHIDAWDPGEGAHDDGGGTVQAMDVIRIFKAIGYKPRHTIRCVVFMDEEVAQRGGKAYADAVKQHKEKHVAAIETDRGVFTPTGFSIDADDKSLKKVQKWKELLLPYGIYILEKGGSGVDISFLKEQSIPLIALITESQRYFDYQHAASDVFENVNKRELQLGGASLAALIYLIDKYGL
- a CDS encoding right-handed parallel beta-helix repeat-containing protein; this translates as MRVKIALYFLLFVPIFSFAQEIRVSSPEEFVAAIQNGVTIILKSGTYNLSSVMSDQKSNTIWKDVTDGYELQIHDVSNLTIKSEGKVTIVVKPRYAWVLAFYNCRNISISGITFGHLESGYCDGGVLGFVGCNGIDIVNCVLYGSGKEGLGIESVDNFIFKNSTIRDCSYDLMTIIGSSSLLFENVLFTKTGEFNLIDTERSTDVRFFKCSFTENRNSEFMPYFFSFGDDSGVFTLEKCKFINNQVGYLSNKSEKLKLKKCSFTGNTFVDIKNK
- a CDS encoding ATP-dependent DNA helicase RecQ, which encodes MDIRQILLKYWGYSRFRPLQEDIINAVLENRDTLALLPTGGGKSICYQVPALAREGVCIVVSPLIALMKDQVLNLKNRGINAAAIYSGMSRSEMDIMLDNAVYGDVKLLYLSPERLETELLRERLKKMKVNLLAIDEAHCISQWGYDFRPPYLRIAVIRELLPGVPVLALTATATPDVVNDIQEKLGFKTKNALSKSFERDNLAYMVAKEEDKLKRLLTVTNNIQGTGIVYVRNRKKTREIAEFLQKNGVSADYYHAGLDPKTRDARQNAWMKNEKRIIVSTNAFGMGIDKPDVRFVVHIDLPDCLEAYFQEAGRGGRDEKKAYAALFWEEADIIDAKKNLEQSYPDSETLRHVYQALGNYFQLATGSGRDATFEFSISDFCNSYRFSPVIAYSALKSLQRDGYIFLSDGFNETSRLLFTASKEDLYRFQVEHPKYDGFIKMLLRMYTGMFNDFVKIDEDTIARRAEQSRENMVKMLRLLVKFGLCQYIEGSDKPKITFLTERFDVKSLNFSDKATRDLKVNAAKRLDAIIDYIRCETKCRSQLLLAYFGEKESKRCGVCDVCLERNKLSLSELEFSSMIELLKPMLKAQSLTLDQIVDSLKGKQAQKIISVIRWLIDNDKVIVDDAGLHRWR